A DNA window from Desulfatibacillum aliphaticivorans DSM 15576 contains the following coding sequences:
- a CDS encoding TolC family protein has protein sequence MFRYVVAILLILTCPAWAAQGDLEKSPACPDWKNVDVLDLTTAKQIAQANNPSLEAAAQRVSQARERVKQATSTYWPWLDLSGSVAHVDMAENEYDANLAQLKIFNPRATLANPEDYNTAKAGVSWLLFDGFNREFSRKGAKHGVQAFTQSEADVRRQLFSAVAGAFHNAQSAREDIAIARADQDFNQRLMEEAKVRYDVGAGSLSDVLNFEIAVRSAQTQLINSQKSYQVAMIGLAALLGLDDQEFVSKTCLAQLEKETPHDLTPPIAAEYTDLAKKNRPDILQAEAAVAQAKASVGAAKGAFYPTLRLSAYSEASRANDAGFEEEDVENSVAASLSYNLFAGGLNKAQLAEARAAEREAKASLVQKELSVIQDVNEAVASVKAAQEQVKLQEETAGLVQRNRDLVQEEYKAGQTSLVRLNEAQRDLIQVRSNLSRARVYLRQAWHDLYMAAAYMPE, from the coding sequence ATGTTTCGTTATGTGGTTGCCATATTGCTGATTTTAACGTGTCCGGCCTGGGCCGCCCAAGGAGATTTGGAAAAAAGCCCGGCCTGCCCGGATTGGAAAAACGTGGATGTGCTTGACCTTACTACGGCCAAGCAAATTGCACAGGCTAACAATCCAAGCCTGGAAGCGGCCGCCCAAAGGGTCAGCCAGGCCCGGGAGAGGGTCAAGCAGGCTACGTCGACCTATTGGCCCTGGTTGGATCTTTCCGGGTCCGTGGCCCATGTGGACATGGCTGAAAACGAGTATGATGCAAACCTGGCTCAGTTGAAAATTTTCAACCCCAGGGCTACATTGGCTAATCCTGAGGACTATAACACGGCCAAGGCCGGCGTAAGCTGGCTGCTGTTCGACGGATTCAACCGCGAATTCTCCCGCAAGGGGGCCAAGCACGGAGTCCAGGCCTTCACCCAGTCCGAAGCGGATGTCAGACGCCAGCTTTTCAGCGCGGTGGCGGGGGCTTTTCATAACGCACAATCCGCCAGGGAGGATATCGCCATTGCCAGGGCGGATCAGGATTTTAACCAGCGCCTGATGGAAGAAGCCAAGGTCCGCTACGACGTTGGGGCGGGATCGTTGTCCGATGTTCTGAATTTTGAAATAGCCGTACGGAGCGCCCAGACCCAGCTTATCAACAGCCAGAAAAGCTACCAGGTGGCCATGATCGGCTTGGCGGCCCTGTTGGGATTGGATGATCAGGAATTCGTATCCAAGACCTGTCTGGCCCAATTGGAAAAGGAGACGCCCCACGACCTGACTCCTCCCATAGCGGCGGAGTATACTGACTTGGCGAAAAAGAACCGGCCTGACATCTTGCAGGCCGAAGCGGCCGTCGCCCAGGCCAAAGCCTCCGTGGGCGCGGCAAAGGGGGCGTTTTATCCCACGCTTCGCCTTTCCGCGTACTCCGAGGCGTCCCGGGCTAATGATGCGGGCTTTGAAGAGGAAGACGTGGAAAACAGCGTGGCCGCCAGCCTGAGTTACAACCTGTTTGCAGGCGGATTGAACAAGGCCCAGTTGGCCGAAGCCAGGGCCGCGGAGCGGGAAGCCAAGGCAAGCCTCGTCCAGAAGGAACTTTCGGTAATTCAGGACGTGAATGAAGCCGTGGCCAGCGTCAAGGCCGCCCAGGAGCAGGTCAAGCTCCAGGAGGAGACCGCGGGGCTGGTGCAGCGGAACCGGGATCTGGTGCAGGAGGAATATAAGGCGGGCCAGACCAGCCTGGTCCGGCTTAACGAAGCCCAGAGGGATTTGATCCAGGTCCGCAGCAACTTGTCCAGGGCCAGGGTTTATCTGCGTCAGGCCTGGCATGATTTATACATGGCCGCGGCGTACATGCCTGAGTAA
- a CDS encoding PDC sensor domain-containing protein translates to MTLQANLRTLIVMAALVLLCASLAPAAAEPPCIANPKSAPCIGARQPNAPPCLKGSYGPQTAQIAQMKYLAESMLAAYASQADVRLEAVLQNLKTLALTPQVRSGDWKKMRDLISAFQEQNPQLLVFYIHPDGSYYTAELGLTGKNLSDRAYFPGLMKGDEVVGSIVVGKTSGKKSFIVGAPVTNNGAVTGAVGAAIYAENFAAAMENAMPVPDSMVIVAVDKTNVLALCSGLDQRTAPPCRTTGVLPCLKNVEQQKNVSVVSSLTGWKFTIVGPGCPDR, encoded by the coding sequence ATGACCTTGCAAGCAAATCTCCGCACCCTGATCGTCATGGCCGCACTGGTTCTTCTTTGTGCGTCCCTGGCCCCGGCTGCAGCCGAACCGCCATGTATAGCCAATCCTAAGTCCGCCCCATGCATTGGCGCTCGACAGCCCAACGCCCCGCCATGCTTAAAGGGATCGTATGGCCCCCAGACGGCTCAAATCGCCCAGATGAAGTATCTGGCCGAAAGCATGCTGGCGGCCTACGCGTCCCAGGCGGACGTGCGGCTGGAAGCGGTTTTGCAAAACCTCAAGACCCTGGCCCTCACTCCCCAGGTGCGTTCCGGCGACTGGAAAAAAATGCGGGACCTGATATCCGCCTTTCAGGAGCAAAACCCGCAATTGCTGGTTTTTTACATCCACCCTGACGGCTCTTACTATACCGCCGAACTGGGGCTTACCGGCAAGAATCTGTCAGACCGCGCTTATTTTCCCGGCTTGATGAAAGGCGATGAGGTTGTGGGAAGCATTGTCGTGGGAAAAACCTCGGGCAAAAAATCCTTCATCGTCGGCGCTCCTGTGACTAACAACGGCGCCGTAACAGGCGCCGTGGGCGCTGCGATTTACGCTGAGAATTTCGCGGCAGCCATGGAAAACGCCATGCCCGTCCCCGACTCCATGGTTATTGTCGCCGTGGATAAAACAAATGTTTTGGCGCTTTGCTCCGGCCTGGATCAAAGAACCGCTCCTCCGTGCCGGACAACCGGAGTTTTGCCCTGTTTAAAAAACGTGGAGCAGCAAAAAAATGTGTCTGTGGTTTCCAGCCTGACCGGATGGAAGTTCACCATCGTCGGCCCCGGCTGCCCGGACAGATAG
- the ribB gene encoding 3,4-dihydroxy-2-butanone-4-phosphate synthase, whose protein sequence is MNQTLLEQFGNARERVEKGLQALRDGQGVLVADDENRENEGDLIFSAESLTEAQMAMLIRECSGIVCLCMPDEKIRSLELPMMVEDNSSRYGTAFTVSIEAAQGVTTGVSAKDRVTTVKTAAADGAKPADLSKPGHVFPLRARPGGVLERRGHTEATVDMMRLAGLKNPCGVLCELTNPDGTMARLPQLADFAKKHGMVLLTVEDLAAYRESQEN, encoded by the coding sequence ATGAATCAGACTTTACTGGAACAATTTGGAAACGCCCGGGAACGGGTGGAAAAAGGGCTTCAGGCTTTGCGAGACGGGCAAGGCGTCCTTGTGGCGGACGATGAAAACCGCGAAAACGAGGGCGACTTGATTTTTTCCGCGGAGTCTTTAACGGAAGCCCAAATGGCGATGTTGATTCGGGAGTGCAGCGGCATCGTCTGCCTGTGCATGCCGGACGAAAAAATCCGGTCCCTGGAGCTTCCCATGATGGTGGAAGACAACTCCAGCCGCTACGGCACGGCCTTTACCGTGTCCATAGAGGCGGCCCAAGGCGTAACCACCGGGGTTTCCGCCAAGGATCGGGTCACTACGGTCAAGACGGCGGCCGCTGATGGCGCCAAGCCTGCGGACCTCAGCAAGCCGGGCCATGTCTTTCCCTTGCGGGCCAGGCCGGGCGGCGTTTTGGAGCGGCGGGGCCATACCGAGGCCACCGTGGATATGATGCGTCTGGCCGGCCTGAAAAATCCCTGCGGCGTGTTGTGCGAACTGACAAATCCTGACGGAACCATGGCCCGCCTGCCCCAGCTGGCGGATTTCGCAAAAAAGCACGGCATGGTTCTGCTGACGGTGGAAGACTTGGCGGCCTACCGGGAAAGCCAGGAAAACTAG
- a CDS encoding EAL domain-containing protein codes for MLKKISDQDKVCVDIHEGFYYNRTLSLPTVIQEYEKVESILIDLQYMACITVQIEQLSKVEYLYGSNSYNYLLLQLTDILKDIKRKEFRGRDIFVVDLYDADTFVIFLSAPRDDRTQLVYHLEAISERIRRGLEKAVFDLLYPYLKEFVRPNIGYALEIQNPMVSNMRLIRQLVRNSKKMGEFIAAKRDYLSRYGLQKIIIEQDIRTVFQAIVDFNTLEVIGYEALSRGPENSEFASPTLMFLMASECGLSFELDRLCRRRALERVRTMCTDKKIFVNTLSMTIHDPEFRGLYLKELLEDLEIKPENVVFEISEKLAIDNYDLFRDAMRDYTDVGIVHAGDDMGTGYSDLERIMELTPGYMKVDISFVKDVHKSYLKQEIVKAMVNLGKSIGSHVIVEGVETKEEYEKLKEIGVPFGQGYLFDVPSRELSPVNLDWC; via the coding sequence ATGCTGAAAAAAATAAGCGACCAAGACAAGGTATGCGTCGACATACATGAGGGGTTTTACTACAACCGCACCTTATCCCTGCCGACGGTAATTCAGGAATATGAGAAAGTGGAGTCCATCTTAATTGATCTCCAGTACATGGCCTGCATCACCGTGCAAATCGAGCAGCTCAGCAAGGTGGAATACCTGTACGGCAGCAATTCGTACAACTATTTGCTCCTTCAACTTACCGACATACTCAAAGATATCAAGCGCAAGGAGTTCCGGGGGCGGGACATCTTTGTGGTGGACCTGTATGACGCCGACACCTTTGTGATCTTTTTATCGGCGCCTCGGGACGACAGGACCCAACTGGTGTATCACCTGGAGGCCATTTCCGAACGCATCCGCCGCGGGCTGGAAAAAGCGGTGTTCGACCTGTTGTATCCTTACCTGAAGGAGTTTGTCCGCCCCAACATCGGGTACGCCCTTGAGATTCAAAACCCCATGGTCAGCAATATGCGGCTGATCCGCCAACTGGTGCGCAACTCCAAGAAAATGGGCGAATTCATCGCCGCCAAGCGCGACTACCTGAGCCGGTACGGGCTGCAAAAAATCATTATCGAGCAGGATATCCGGACGGTTTTCCAGGCCATCGTGGATTTCAACACCCTGGAAGTGATCGGGTACGAGGCGTTATCCCGCGGTCCGGAAAATTCGGAATTCGCCAGCCCGACGTTGATGTTCCTTATGGCCTCGGAATGCGGTCTTTCCTTTGAGCTGGACCGGCTTTGCCGGAGACGGGCTTTGGAACGGGTCCGCACCATGTGCACGGACAAGAAAATTTTTGTCAACACGCTTAGCATGACCATTCATGATCCGGAATTTCGCGGCCTGTATTTGAAGGAACTCCTGGAGGACCTGGAAATCAAGCCGGAGAACGTGGTTTTTGAAATCAGCGAAAAGCTGGCCATCGACAACTACGACCTGTTCCGGGACGCCATGCGGGACTATACGGACGTGGGCATTGTTCACGCCGGGGATGACATGGGCACGGGATACTCCGACCTGGAGCGCATCATGGAGTTGACGCCCGGGTACATGAAAGTGGACATTTCTTTTGTCAAAGACGTGCACAAGAGTTACTTAAAGCAGGAAATTGTCAAAGCCATGGTCAACCTGGGAAAAAGCATCGGCTCCCACGTGATAGTGGAGGGGGTGGAAACCAAGGAGGAGTACGAGAAATTGAAGGAGATAGGAGTTCCCTTCGGCCAGGGATATCTTTTTGACGTGCCGTCCAGGGAGTTGAGCCCCGTGAATCTGGATTGGTGCTAA
- a CDS encoding ATP-grasp domain-containing protein, with the protein MILSFHPIIVGDENRLCAGRDPNEEDQAAIKRAKIVILPQGCKESLYTMAVENCDRVFPDYHARFRFPGKVGQIRLFQETGAPHPRTFAYDSLEAFMHIHKAEPTLPLRFPTVFKLNWGGEGSSVYLLQNHDDVAFALAKAQACQDTGQKGFLFQEYIETQGRSLRVAAINETLVTYWRVAPENAGFGVSMAHGARVDQKSYPELMKKGEQAVRDLCRKTGINLAGFDLIFDLDSPDPTPQFLEVNYFFGRRGLGGSEQYYILLHEGIKAWLEKQL; encoded by the coding sequence ATGATTCTCTCCTTTCATCCCATAATTGTCGGAGATGAGAACCGCCTGTGCGCCGGCCGCGACCCCAATGAAGAGGATCAAGCCGCTATCAAAAGGGCTAAAATCGTCATTCTCCCCCAGGGTTGCAAAGAGTCCTTATACACCATGGCTGTAGAAAACTGCGACAGGGTGTTTCCCGATTACCACGCCCGGTTCAGGTTTCCCGGCAAAGTCGGCCAAATCAGGCTGTTCCAGGAAACGGGCGCTCCCCATCCCCGCACCTTCGCTTACGACAGCCTGGAAGCCTTCATGCACATTCACAAGGCGGAGCCCACCTTGCCGCTGCGGTTTCCCACCGTTTTCAAGCTCAATTGGGGCGGAGAAGGCAGTTCGGTGTATCTGCTGCAAAACCACGATGACGTGGCTTTCGCCCTGGCCAAAGCGCAAGCCTGCCAGGACACCGGACAAAAGGGATTTTTATTCCAGGAGTATATAGAGACTCAAGGCCGAAGCCTGAGGGTGGCGGCCATCAACGAAACGCTGGTTACTTACTGGAGGGTCGCCCCGGAAAATGCAGGATTCGGCGTCAGCATGGCCCACGGCGCCCGGGTGGACCAGAAGTCCTACCCGGAACTCATGAAAAAAGGCGAGCAGGCGGTGAGGGATCTTTGCAGGAAAACCGGCATTAACCTGGCGGGATTCGACCTGATTTTCGATCTGGATTCACCAGACCCCACGCCCCAATTTCTAGAGGTGAATTACTTTTTCGGCAGGCGAGGCCTGGGGGGATCCGAGCAATATTACATCCTGCTTCACGAAGGCATTAAGGCCTGGCTGGAAAAACAGCTTTAG
- the era gene encoding GTPase Era encodes MFENFKSGFIGMIGAPNVGKSTLLNQMLGEKVSITSSKPQTTRNRILGVVHREKAQLVMLDTPGIHSAKSPLNKHMVDVAMQCMGDVDLIMFVVDASKPDPNSERLALKGLAKQKMPVILVLNKIDLIKKETLLPLIAKWEPLADFKAIVPVSAETGEQVEELIAILEEQLPQGPPFFPEDSLTDMPERFVAAEMIREKVFRMTSQEIPYSVAVTLDSFTEQEKPPMVKISAVIHVERDSQKGIIIGKQGAMLKKIGTSARQEIERMVGVKVFLKLFVRVEKNWSTDTKAMRRLGYE; translated from the coding sequence ATGTTTGAAAATTTCAAATCCGGATTTATCGGCATGATCGGCGCTCCCAACGTGGGAAAGTCCACGCTATTGAATCAAATGCTGGGGGAAAAGGTTTCCATTACTTCATCCAAACCCCAGACCACCCGCAACCGGATTTTGGGCGTTGTGCACCGGGAGAAAGCCCAGCTTGTTATGCTCGATACGCCGGGCATTCACAGCGCCAAGTCGCCCCTTAATAAGCATATGGTGGACGTGGCCATGCAGTGCATGGGCGACGTGGACCTGATCATGTTTGTGGTGGACGCCTCCAAGCCGGATCCGAACTCGGAGAGGCTGGCTTTAAAAGGCCTTGCCAAGCAAAAAATGCCTGTGATCCTGGTCCTGAATAAAATTGACCTGATCAAAAAGGAAACCCTGCTGCCGTTAATCGCCAAGTGGGAGCCTTTGGCCGACTTCAAGGCCATTGTTCCGGTTTCCGCCGAGACGGGCGAACAGGTGGAAGAGCTCATTGCGATTTTGGAGGAACAGCTCCCCCAGGGGCCTCCTTTCTTTCCTGAGGACAGCCTGACCGACATGCCGGAGAGATTTGTGGCTGCGGAAATGATCCGGGAAAAAGTCTTCCGCATGACCTCCCAGGAAATCCCCTATTCCGTGGCCGTGACCCTGGACTCCTTCACCGAGCAGGAAAAGCCGCCCATGGTGAAGATCTCCGCCGTCATCCACGTGGAGCGGGATTCCCAGAAGGGCATCATCATCGGCAAACAAGGCGCTATGCTGAAAAAAATCGGAACCAGCGCACGTCAGGAAATTGAAAGGATGGTGGGCGTTAAGGTTTTTCTCAAACTCTTTGTCAGGGTGGAAAAAAACTGGAGCACGGACACGAAAGCCATGCGGAGGCTTGGCTACGAATGA
- the yihA gene encoding ribosome biogenesis GTP-binding protein YihA/YsxC has product MIIKSAKFMSSATKPGNYPPPELPEIAFAGRSNVGKSSLINSLLKRKKLVKTSSTPGRTQLLNFFEVNESLVFVDLPGYGYAKVSKEMRKKWGQMIETFITTRKTLHGVVLILDLRRIPGGQERENLAWFDLNNIPVILVATKADKFSRQRQLAQQKEMAKALGIPLDVIHVFSAKTGQGRDELWESILDLCEIDDFEQGDDDNV; this is encoded by the coding sequence ATGATAATCAAAAGCGCAAAATTTATGTCCAGCGCCACCAAGCCTGGCAATTATCCTCCTCCCGAACTGCCGGAGATAGCCTTTGCCGGCCGTTCCAATGTTGGTAAATCGTCCCTTATCAATAGCTTGCTCAAAAGGAAAAAGCTGGTGAAGACCAGCTCCACGCCGGGCCGGACTCAGCTTTTGAATTTTTTCGAAGTTAACGAATCCCTGGTTTTTGTGGACCTTCCTGGGTACGGATACGCCAAGGTTTCCAAGGAAATGCGGAAAAAATGGGGCCAGATGATCGAAACGTTCATCACCACCCGCAAGACCTTGCACGGCGTGGTGTTGATTCTGGACCTCCGGCGCATTCCCGGAGGGCAGGAGCGGGAAAACCTGGCTTGGTTCGACCTGAACAACATCCCCGTAATCCTGGTGGCCACCAAGGCGGATAAATTCTCCCGCCAGCGGCAATTGGCCCAGCAAAAGGAAATGGCAAAGGCCCTTGGAATTCCATTGGATGTGATCCACGTTTTTTCGGCCAAAACCGGCCAGGGCAGAGACGAGTTGTGGGAGTCCATCCTGGATTTATGCGAAATTGACGACTTCGAGCAGGGAGACGATGACAATGTTTGA
- a CDS encoding pyridoxal phosphate-dependent aminotransferase: MTVSKRVDQITPFIVMEVLERAKAMERDGVNIVHLEVGEPDFDTPECITEAGIKALRDGYSHYTHSLGILELREAIAEHYYNEYGVEVNPDHIVVTNGTSPGIFMTFAALLEAGDEVIVSDPHYACYPNFIEFAGAKPVKVAVTEEEGFQYRAEQIQKHMTDRTKAVMINSPSNPTGNLLSPERMQQVADLGKVVVSDEIYHGLVYEGKERSILEFTDEAFVLNGFSKAYAMTGWRLGYLIAPKRFIRPLQKLQQNFFISANAMTQMAGIAALKEAGPDVARMREIYDQRRRFMIRRLREIGLGITVEPTGAFYVLANARHLGSDSYKMAFDILENAHVGVTPGIDFGQQAEGYIRFSYANSLENIEEGMNRLEKYINSL; this comes from the coding sequence GTGACAGTTTCCAAACGGGTTGATCAAATTACCCCCTTTATCGTCATGGAGGTCCTGGAACGGGCCAAGGCCATGGAGCGGGACGGGGTGAACATAGTCCATCTGGAAGTGGGCGAGCCCGATTTCGATACTCCCGAGTGCATAACGGAAGCCGGGATCAAAGCTCTTAGGGACGGATACTCCCATTACACCCACAGCCTGGGCATTCTTGAATTGCGGGAGGCCATCGCCGAGCATTATTACAATGAATACGGCGTGGAGGTGAACCCGGACCACATTGTGGTGACCAACGGCACCTCTCCGGGAATCTTCATGACCTTTGCGGCGCTTTTGGAGGCCGGAGACGAAGTGATCGTCTCGGACCCCCATTACGCGTGCTACCCGAATTTCATTGAATTCGCCGGCGCCAAGCCTGTCAAGGTCGCGGTGACCGAAGAGGAAGGCTTCCAGTATCGGGCTGAACAAATTCAAAAGCATATGACCGACCGCACCAAGGCGGTCATGATCAACTCGCCCTCCAACCCCACAGGCAATTTGCTCTCTCCCGAAAGGATGCAGCAGGTGGCCGACCTGGGCAAGGTGGTGGTTTCCGATGAAATCTACCACGGTTTGGTGTATGAGGGGAAGGAACGGTCCATCCTGGAGTTTACGGATGAAGCCTTTGTGCTGAACGGGTTTTCCAAGGCCTATGCCATGACAGGGTGGCGGCTGGGCTATCTGATCGCGCCCAAACGCTTTATCAGGCCGCTGCAAAAGCTCCAGCAGAACTTTTTCATCTCAGCCAACGCCATGACCCAGATGGCGGGCATTGCAGCGCTTAAGGAAGCCGGTCCGGATGTGGCCCGCATGCGGGAGATTTACGACCAACGGCGCCGGTTTATGATTCGCAGGCTCAGGGAAATCGGTTTAGGCATCACCGTGGAGCCCACGGGCGCTTTTTACGTGCTGGCAAACGCCAGGCATTTAGGCTCCGATTCCTATAAAATGGCCTTCGACATCCTGGAAAACGCCCACGTGGGCGTCACCCCGGGCATCGATTTCGGCCAGCAGGCGGAGGGGTATATTCGCTTCTCTTATGCCAACTCTTTGGAGAATATCGAAGAAGGCATGAACCGCCTTGAAAAGTACATAAACAGCCTATAA
- the hisG gene encoding ATP phosphoribosyltransferase, which translates to MTDTLKLGVPKGSLQNATIELFKRSGWKINVHSRNYFPDINDAEINCAICRAQEMSIYVENGTLDAGLTGKDWIAENQSDVHVVTDLVYSKVSSRPARWVLAVAGDSPVRTLEDLQGAKIATEMVGFTKRYFAERGIDVEVEFSWGATEAKVVSGLADAIVEVTETESTIRAHGLRIIDEMMQTNTQLIANKKAWEDPFKQKKINQLAMMLKSALVAETLVGLKMNVPEEKADDVIAILPSLNAPTVSHLYKSTWLSVEIVVDVSVVRDLIPQLLEKGAEGIVEYSLNKVMF; encoded by the coding sequence ATGACGGATACACTGAAACTGGGCGTGCCCAAAGGCAGCCTGCAAAACGCCACCATCGAATTGTTTAAACGCTCCGGCTGGAAAATCAACGTCCACAGCCGCAACTATTTTCCTGACATCAACGACGCTGAAATCAACTGCGCCATCTGCCGCGCCCAGGAAATGTCCATCTACGTAGAAAACGGAACCCTGGACGCCGGCCTTACCGGCAAGGATTGGATTGCGGAAAACCAATCCGATGTGCACGTGGTGACGGACCTGGTCTACTCCAAGGTCAGCTCCAGGCCGGCCCGCTGGGTTCTGGCCGTTGCCGGCGACTCTCCGGTTAGAACCTTGGAAGACCTGCAGGGCGCAAAAATCGCCACGGAAATGGTGGGCTTCACCAAAAGATATTTCGCGGAACGCGGCATCGACGTGGAAGTGGAATTCTCCTGGGGTGCCACGGAAGCCAAGGTGGTTTCCGGCCTGGCCGACGCCATCGTGGAGGTCACGGAGACCGAAAGCACCATCCGCGCCCACGGCCTGCGCATTATTGACGAAATGATGCAGACCAACACCCAGCTCATCGCCAACAAAAAAGCCTGGGAAGATCCTTTCAAACAGAAAAAAATCAATCAGTTGGCCATGATGCTCAAAAGCGCGCTGGTGGCCGAAACTCTGGTGGGCCTCAAGATGAACGTGCCCGAGGAAAAAGCGGACGACGTCATCGCCATTTTGCCTTCTTTGAACGCGCCCACGGTTTCCCACCTGTATAAAAGCACTTGGCTGTCTGTGGAAATCGTCGTGGACGTGTCGGTCGTCCGGGACCTGATTCCCCAACTTTTGGAAAAAGGCGCCGAAGGGATTGTTGAATACTCCCTGAATAAGGTAATGTTCTAA
- the hisI gene encoding phosphoribosyl-AMP cyclohydrolase: MRGFETSSRQQEEIMIELDFEKTGGLLPAICQDAETGEVLMLAFMNKESWEKTLETGMATYWSRSRQELWTKGLTSGNVQKVKEIRVDCDDDTILLKVEQIGGAACHTGHRSCFHKLVEGDKLTVVGEPVFDPKEVYKK; the protein is encoded by the coding sequence ATTCGGGGTTTTGAAACGTCAAGCCGCCAACAAGAGGAAATTATGATTGAACTGGATTTCGAGAAGACAGGCGGATTGCTTCCCGCAATCTGTCAGGACGCGGAAACCGGAGAGGTTCTCATGCTCGCCTTTATGAACAAGGAATCATGGGAAAAAACCCTGGAAACCGGCATGGCCACCTATTGGAGCCGCAGCCGTCAGGAACTCTGGACAAAAGGACTCACATCGGGAAACGTGCAAAAGGTCAAGGAAATTCGCGTGGACTGCGATGACGACACCATTTTGCTGAAAGTGGAGCAGATTGGCGGCGCTGCCTGCCACACCGGTCATAGGAGTTGTTTTCATAAATTGGTGGAAGGCGACAAACTGACTGTAGTGGGCGAACCTGTGTTCGACCCCAAGGAAGTCTACAAAAAGTAA
- a CDS encoding UDP-glucuronic acid decarboxylase family protein has protein sequence MRQIRVLVTGGGGFLGSRLCDRLVEQGAEVICVDSFISGAKNNVRHLLDKKNFELIRHDVVEPILLDVDRVYNLACPSSPVFFQKNAVKTVKTNVMGTINMLENAAHCKARLLQASTAEVYGEAREHPQKESYWGYLNPIGLRACHDEGKRVAETLVMDYHNQRGVDTRIARIFNTYGPRLALDDGRVVSTFVMKALKNEPIYINGDGAQTRTFCYVDDMVDGIIRLMETENAVKPVNLGSPVEVTILDLAKKIIAISGSRSEIVFQPMPENEIIRRRPDITRAEQLLGWTPTTDLVAGLGLVIEDFKSRIK, from the coding sequence ATGAGGCAAATCCGAGTATTGGTGACAGGGGGAGGCGGTTTTTTAGGAAGCCGTCTTTGTGACCGGCTTGTGGAACAGGGCGCAGAAGTAATTTGCGTGGACAGCTTCATTTCCGGCGCCAAAAATAACGTCCGGCATCTGCTGGACAAAAAAAATTTTGAGCTGATCCGCCATGATGTGGTGGAGCCTATCCTGCTGGACGTGGACCGGGTTTATAATCTCGCGTGTCCTTCTTCGCCCGTGTTTTTCCAAAAAAACGCGGTCAAGACCGTCAAGACCAACGTGATGGGAACCATCAACATGTTGGAAAACGCCGCCCACTGCAAGGCCCGGCTGCTGCAGGCCTCCACCGCCGAAGTATACGGAGAGGCCCGGGAGCACCCGCAAAAGGAAAGCTATTGGGGCTACCTCAATCCCATCGGCTTGAGGGCCTGCCACGACGAAGGCAAACGCGTGGCCGAAACCCTGGTGATGGACTACCATAACCAAAGGGGTGTGGATACGCGAATCGCCAGGATTTTCAATACGTACGGCCCCCGGCTCGCATTGGACGACGGAAGGGTTGTAAGCACCTTTGTGATGAAAGCGCTCAAAAACGAGCCCATATATATCAACGGCGACGGCGCCCAAACCCGGACCTTTTGCTATGTGGACGACATGGTGGACGGAATTATCCGGCTCATGGAAACCGAAAACGCTGTTAAACCGGTCAACCTGGGAAGCCCCGTTGAAGTGACGATCCTGGATCTGGCCAAAAAAATAATCGCAATTTCCGGCTCCAGATCTGAGATCGTATTTCAGCCCATGCCGGAAAATGAGATAATCAGGAGAAGGCCCGACATCACGCGGGCGGAACAATTACTGGGGTGGACCCCCACAACCGATCTCGTTGCGGGCCTGGGCCTTGTCATCGAGGATTTCAAAAGCAGGATCAAGTAA